In Candidatus Cloacimonadota bacterium, the following proteins share a genomic window:
- the ruvA gene encoding Holliday junction branch migration protein RuvA, with product MIDHIIGTLIHKSPVNAVVETAMGLAFELLIPISTFETLPAAGQPCKLFTHLHVAQDDVRLFGFATPAERELYQQLNRISGVGPKSALSIISTLPIPTFVKAIEREESAMLTKVPGIGLKSAQRLIIELKGKLRHLMDFAEPGQLGVEENKVTEVENALQTLGFSPKDVRRELSLMGEEAQAQPTEQLIKEVIRRLYQRSR from the coding sequence ATGATCGACCACATTATCGGCACCCTCATCCACAAAAGCCCGGTGAACGCGGTGGTGGAAACCGCCATGGGCCTGGCTTTTGAACTGCTGATCCCCATCAGCACCTTTGAAACCCTGCCGGCCGCGGGGCAACCCTGCAAACTCTTCACCCATCTGCACGTGGCGCAGGACGACGTGCGCCTCTTCGGGTTCGCCACGCCCGCCGAACGCGAGCTCTACCAACAGCTGAACCGCATCTCCGGGGTGGGACCCAAAAGCGCGCTGTCGATCATCTCCACTTTACCCATACCCACTTTCGTGAAAGCCATCGAGCGTGAGGAAAGCGCCATGCTCACCAAGGTGCCAGGCATAGGCCTGAAAAGCGCGCAAAGGCTGATCATCGAGCTGAAGGGCAAGCTGCGGCACCTGATGGATTTCGCCGAACCCGGCCAGCTGGGCGTGGAGGAAAACAAGGTCACAGAGGTGGAAAACGCCTTGCAGACCCTGGGTTTCAGCCCCAAAGACGTGCGCCGCGAACTGAGCCTGATGGGCGAAGAAGCGCAGGCCCAGCCCACCGAACAGCTGATCAAGGAAGTGATCCGCCGCCTTTACCAGAGAAGCCGCTAA
- a CDS encoding YebC/PmpR family DNA-binding transcriptional regulator, which translates to MSGHNKWSSIKHKKGAADAKRGQLFTRIVKEIILAAKNGGGDSEMNPRLRTAILTAKAANMPRENIERAIKRGTGEIEGAAYEEIVYEGYGHNGIGIVVEVMTDNKNRTVADLRHTFSKYGGNLAESGAVAWNFDQKGYFNVPSAGLDEDEFMLQALEAGAEDIELNGEYFDIYTAPGEFHTVLAEFEKLGLPVENAELTRVPKTTINADDIAPKLFKLIEMLEDLDDVQKVYANFEVSDSVMEALSQE; encoded by the coding sequence ATGTCCGGACACAACAAGTGGAGTTCGATCAAACACAAAAAAGGCGCGGCCGACGCCAAACGCGGCCAGCTTTTCACCCGCATCGTCAAAGAGATCATCCTGGCCGCCAAAAACGGCGGCGGTGACTCCGAAATGAATCCCCGCCTGCGCACGGCCATTCTCACCGCCAAAGCGGCCAACATGCCCCGGGAAAACATCGAACGCGCCATCAAGCGCGGCACGGGCGAGATCGAAGGCGCCGCCTACGAAGAGATCGTCTACGAAGGCTACGGGCACAACGGCATCGGCATTGTGGTGGAAGTGATGACCGACAACAAGAACCGCACCGTGGCCGATCTGCGCCACACTTTTTCCAAATACGGCGGCAACCTGGCGGAAAGCGGGGCCGTGGCCTGGAACTTTGACCAGAAAGGCTATTTCAACGTTCCCTCGGCCGGCCTCGATGAAGACGAATTTATGCTGCAGGCCCTGGAAGCCGGCGCGGAGGACATCGAGCTAAACGGGGAATATTTTGACATCTACACCGCCCCCGGCGAATTCCACACCGTGCTGGCGGAATTTGAGAAACTGGGCCTGCCGGTGGAAAACGCCGAACTGACCAGGGTTCCCAAAACCACCATCAACGCGGATGACATCGCGCCCAAGCTCTTCAAGCTGATCGAAATGCTGGAGGACCTGGACGACGTGCAGAAGGTCTATGCCAATTTTGAGGTTTCCGACTCCGTGATGGAAGCCCTCAGCCAGGAATAG
- the rsmB gene encoding 16S rRNA (cytosine(967)-C(5))-methyltransferase RsmB: MVRKEAYQTILRVFKDREFSDTLLRQRAKRLKNDHANVALFYSMVKGVIKLRGKLDYILAQHADAARFAATDIKIKAWLYLGLYQLMYLDSIPAHAAINETVELAKENLGDKVGDFVNAMLRAWQRNPEVVWPTDPIPRIASEHSYPPELIERWITLWGEEDTEYLAIWYNENPKLHLRVNGTATTREKLIQYFAKREIRVTPSPVGKMTLLTDEADAVLDDVAFSEGYFSIQDTSSALIVELLDPKPEENILDLFAAPGGKCSYIAEILNNSGEVVAVDKIPNKMKLLKQAADRLQLNNIKLIVSDAFRYGPVAPAYDRVLVDAPCSGWGVFGRKADLRWQAHQNIEELVKLQERALDLGASFVRPEGIMVYSTCTMNPDENERQIEKFLARNPRFTLIDAVEKLPRDLCPGGMFRSLPFRHNMDGAFAAKMIKTR; encoded by the coding sequence ATGGTTCGCAAAGAAGCCTATCAGACCATCCTGAGAGTTTTCAAGGACAGGGAGTTCTCGGACACCCTGCTGCGTCAGCGCGCCAAGCGGCTGAAGAACGACCACGCGAACGTGGCCCTCTTTTACAGCATGGTGAAGGGCGTGATCAAGCTGCGCGGAAAGCTGGACTACATCCTGGCCCAGCACGCCGACGCGGCCAGATTCGCCGCCACCGACATCAAGATCAAGGCCTGGCTATATCTGGGCCTCTACCAGCTGATGTATCTGGATTCCATCCCCGCCCACGCGGCCATCAACGAGACCGTGGAACTGGCCAAGGAAAACCTGGGCGACAAGGTGGGGGATTTCGTGAACGCCATGCTGCGTGCCTGGCAGCGAAACCCGGAGGTGGTCTGGCCCACCGACCCCATCCCGCGCATCGCCAGCGAACACTCCTACCCGCCGGAGCTGATCGAACGCTGGATCACCCTTTGGGGCGAGGAAGACACCGAATACCTGGCCATCTGGTACAATGAGAATCCCAAGCTGCACCTGCGGGTGAACGGCACCGCCACCACCCGGGAGAAGCTGATCCAATACTTCGCCAAACGCGAGATCCGGGTGACCCCCTCCCCGGTGGGGAAGATGACCCTGCTCACCGATGAGGCGGACGCGGTGCTGGACGACGTGGCTTTTTCCGAAGGCTATTTTTCCATCCAGGACACCTCCTCCGCGCTGATCGTGGAACTGCTGGACCCCAAACCGGAGGAGAACATTCTGGACCTCTTCGCCGCGCCCGGCGGGAAATGCTCTTACATCGCCGAGATCCTGAACAACAGCGGCGAAGTGGTGGCCGTGGACAAGATCCCCAACAAGATGAAACTGCTGAAGCAGGCGGCGGACAGGCTGCAGCTGAACAACATCAAACTGATAGTTTCCGACGCCTTCCGCTACGGACCGGTGGCCCCGGCTTACGACCGGGTGCTGGTGGACGCCCCCTGTTCCGGCTGGGGAGTGTTCGGGCGCAAGGCGGACCTGCGCTGGCAGGCGCATCAGAACATCGAGGAACTGGTGAAGCTGCAGGAACGGGCTCTGGACCTGGGAGCCAGTTTTGTGCGCCCGGAAGGGATCATGGTCTATTCCACCTGCACCATGAATCCGGACGAAAACGAGCGCCAGATCGAGAAATTCCTTGCCAGGAATCCGCGCTTTACATTGATTGACGCCGTGGAAAAGCTTCCCCGGGACCTTTGCCCGGGAGGGATGTTCCGCAGCCTGCCGTTCCGCCATAACATGGACGGGGCTTTCGCCGCCAAAATGATCAAAACGAGGTAA
- a CDS encoding DUF4911 domain-containing protein: MNGELSAPTFLRLDIPPKRQQLFGFLLEAVEGLATHTRARDSEQLEIWLTRGQEQDFQTFMRIWDAFQSGLRAEPNIKAQECGK; this comes from the coding sequence GTGAACGGTGAGCTGAGCGCGCCCACGTTCCTGCGGCTGGACATTCCGCCCAAGCGGCAGCAGCTGTTCGGCTTTCTGCTGGAAGCGGTGGAAGGGCTGGCCACGCACACCCGGGCGCGGGATTCCGAACAGCTGGAGATCTGGCTCACGCGAGGGCAGGAGCAGGATTTTCAAACCTTCATGCGGATCTGGGACGCTTTCCAGTCCGGGCTCCGCGCGGAGCCAAACATCAAAGCTCAGGAGTGTGGGAAGTGA
- a CDS encoding PASTA domain-containing protein, translating to MASEKSKKFWLTAGIGAGIIFLSAFITSQIIFPIIFRAPQQIEVPDLVGKSSAAARQTLSELGLHAVVKDSIWSETERVDTVLEQNPMGGELITPEGTVYLRVSRGSRKVGVPSVVGLSYQEAYYTLVSAGLKGQVADSLYSDSYAPNTVIRCTPGVGSKIEQGSVVRMYMSRGPEPVVAEEAIADTTLLDNTPFEDW from the coding sequence GTGGCCAGCGAGAAAAGCAAAAAGTTTTGGCTGACAGCTGGGATCGGGGCCGGGATAATCTTTCTCAGCGCCTTCATCACCAGCCAGATCATCTTTCCCATCATCTTCCGCGCTCCGCAGCAGATCGAGGTGCCAGACCTCGTGGGCAAGAGCTCGGCGGCCGCGAGGCAGACCCTTAGCGAACTGGGCCTGCACGCCGTGGTCAAGGATTCCATCTGGTCGGAAACCGAGCGGGTGGACACAGTTTTGGAACAAAACCCCATGGGAGGCGAGCTGATCACGCCGGAAGGGACCGTTTACCTGCGCGTGAGCCGCGGCTCCCGCAAGGTGGGGGTGCCCTCGGTGGTGGGGCTCAGCTACCAGGAAGCCTACTACACCCTGGTTAGCGCCGGGCTAAAGGGCCAGGTGGCGGATTCCCTCTATTCAGACAGCTATGCCCCCAACACGGTGATCCGCTGCACTCCGGGGGTGGGATCCAAGATCGAACAGGGTTCGGTGGTGCGCATGTACATGAGCCGGGGGCCGGAGCCGGTGGTTGCCGAAGAGGCCATCGCCGACACCACTCTGCTGGACAACACGCCTTTCGAAGACTGGTGA
- the ruvC gene encoding crossover junction endodeoxyribonuclease RuvC, whose translation MIILGIDPGSRFCGYGLLEIEGRRIIGAGCDVVNLIKEKDLPTRLDMLYTALDKVLAEYKPEVAAVESMFFHKHIRSVFTLGHARGVILLTLARHGVQIFEYTPREVKKAVVGNGNASKQQVRFMVSQLLKLKAPPVQDDAYDALGLALCHHHRIKYQT comes from the coding sequence GTGATCATCCTTGGGATCGACCCCGGCAGCCGCTTTTGCGGCTATGGCCTGCTGGAGATCGAAGGCCGGCGGATCATCGGGGCCGGTTGCGACGTGGTGAACCTGATCAAGGAAAAAGACCTGCCCACCCGGCTGGACATGCTCTACACGGCCCTGGACAAGGTTCTGGCCGAATACAAGCCGGAGGTGGCGGCGGTGGAAAGCATGTTTTTCCACAAGCACATCCGCAGCGTGTTCACCCTCGGCCACGCCCGCGGGGTGATCCTGCTAACGCTGGCCCGCCACGGGGTGCAAATCTTCGAATACACCCCCCGCGAAGTGAAAAAAGCGGTGGTGGGAAATGGCAACGCCTCCAAACAGCAGGTGCGCTTCATGGTGAGCCAGCTGCTGAAACTGAAGGCACCGCCGGTCCAGGACGACGCCTACGACGCGCTGGGCCTGGCGCTCTGCCACCATCACAGGATCAAATATCAAACATGA